GTCCAATTGGTGGAGATTTTTATCTTCGCGGACTTATTAAGTGTCCGGAATGCGGTAATAATATGGTGTGCAGACGAACTTATTACAATACGAAAAAATCAAAAGAACGTACAATCAAGCGTTATTACATTTGTTCTTTATTTAATCGCTCAGGTAGTGCTGCTTGTCATAGTAACTCTATAAAAGCTGAGGTGGTCGAGGCAGTTATTCATAAGCATCTTAATATCATCTTATCTCAGCCTGAAGTTGTGGGAAAGATTTGTGAAGATGTTATTGAGAATATTAAACATAAGCAAATGAACCCTATTGAAGCAGTAGACGATATAGACACTTTAAAGAGACAAAAACATAAAATAAAAACACAACAAGAAAGACTCTTAGAATTATTTTTGGACGATCAAATGGATAGTACATTACTTAGTGAAAAACAAAAGGAACTCAATGCACAGCTAGCAACTATAGAAGAAAAGATAAAAGCAGCTCATAACCAACAAGTTAATCAACCCGTAACGATAAACTATAAAGTTTTAAAAGTACGCCTTATTATGTTAATGAATAGATTTAGTGCATCTCTTAAGAAAGCTGATCCAGAAGCTAAAAATCATTTAATGAAAATATTGATTGATTCCATAGAAATAACAAAAGATAAGCAAGTAAAGCTGATACGGTACAAAATAGATGAAACACTTATCCCCCAATCGTTGAAAAAAGATTGGGGGACTTTTTTTATGCCTCAATTTTATTTTATGATTGATGACAAAAATAAATGTTCTGTCTCTAAATTTACCACTTTTACCACTTAATTCAGATTGGTATGTCAACAGTAAACTGGACAATTTTTATGTGGTACTTAACTTATAACTGACTGGCGTTTGATAGTTCAGTGAACCATGAATTCTATGATGGTTAAACCAATTTATATAATCAGATAGTTGTAAATTTAGTTCATCTAATGTTCTGAAGCGATTCGGATATATAAATTCTGTTTTGACAGCTTTAAACGTTGATTCTGCTATCGCATTATCATAAGGACATCCTTTTATACTTAATGATCGCTGTATACCAAACGTTGTTAAAGCATCTTCGATGCACGCATTATCAAATTCTGTTCCTCTATCTGTATGAAACATATATACACGATGTAAATTACCTTTAATACTAGATAATGCCCTTAGTACAAGGTCTGCATTTTTATGTCTACCAGTACTTACGCCAATAATCTCTCGATTAAACAGATCAACAAATAAGCATATATAATGCCATTTATTCGCTACTTTTACATAAGTTAAATCACTTACAATGACTTCCATCACATGTTTTCTGTTGAATTTTCTATTAAGCCTATTATCTATCAATTGTTCATTGTAATTTTGCTTTTTATGTTTATATCGGGCTTTGTTATATAATGAAATGAGCCCATTGACCTTCATAATTTTAATGATTTTTCTTCTCGAAACAACTAAACCTTTGGTTTTTAACACTTCTCTAATCTTCCTAGACCCATAACATTTTCTACTCTTATTAAATATACTGATAATGCTTTCTGTCAGTATATGTTCTTGTGCTTCTTTTTCTGCTTTTCTCACGACATTTACTTCATAGTAATAAGTACTACGGCATATTTTAAGGGCTTTACACATGGCTGATACCGAATATTGATGGCTATTCTGCCTAATAACTTTTATTTTCGTCCCATTATCAGCGCTGCTTGCTTTAAAATATCTGTTTCCATCCTTAACTGCTTATTTTCTTTACGTAACCTTTTTAATTCTTTTTCATCTTCACTGAGATTATCTTGATGCTTAAATGAGCCAGTTTTATCATAGTCTTTAATCCATTTGTCTAGTGCTGATGGTGTTAAAGTATACTCTTGAATAATATCTTTACGAGATTTTCCATTTTTGAACAATTGAACCATTTGAAGTTTGAATTCAGGACTGAAAGTCCTTCTCTTTTTTTCCATAAAAAGAATCGCCTACTTTCTTAATTTAAGACTAACCTTCCTTATAAAAGTTGTCTAGTTAAGTGTAGCCGATCCACCCATCATATCACTCCTATTTATGTTAACCGTATGAAGTATATATACCTTTTTTAGAAAAATATAAACTTATAAAAATAAATAGAAAATCCAAGTATGTCTAGATATCGATACATAGAGTGATCTTATTCATAAAAATATACGTATATATATAAAAGGATGTGATTGCTATGCGTAAAATGATAACGGTATTAATGACAGTTTTAATACTCAGTGGATGTCATAATCAAATGATTCATGTAGATAAAAAAACAAGCGAAGAGAAAAATGTTCAAATTGTAGAATCAAAGGCATTCGAAACATATCAAAAAGGTATCGTACCTTTGAAAATAAACATTAAAAGAATAAATGTAAATCACCAATTAGATCACACTGGAACTAATCAAAAGAATGAAATGGCAGTACCAAAAGATATCCATACGCCTAGTTGGTTTAAAGATGGTTTCAAAGTTGGTGAACTTGGTAATGCTGTGATTGCGGGACATGTTGATGATGGTGTGAATCCAGGTGTATTTACAAATCTTCATAAACTTCAAAAAGGTGATAAAGTTGAGGTTAGTGATAGCAACAATAAGAAATTAGTATTTAAAGTATATGATAAAAAACTATATAAATTAAGAGAGGCACCAGTAGATAAAATATTTGGATATTCTAGTAATAGACATTTAAATTTGATTACTTGTGAAGGGGATTATAATGCTTCACTAGGAAGTACACCAAATAGATTAGTAGTTTATACGAAATTAATGAATGGTTGAAATTATGCATAGGACATTTACTCACATATAATAGTAAATGTCGGGGGGTAAAACAATGCGAGAGTCGGATATAGAATTATACGATAAAATAGTATCTAAAGATACAGATAGCTTAGAAACATTATATGACCGTTACGAATCGCTGCTATACAGTTTTATTTATAAAATCACTCAAGATAAGCAATCGAGTGAAGAAGTACTTCAAGATGTATTTATGAAAATTTGGAATCAAAAAGCTAAATTTGATAGTAGTAAAGGTAAGATGTCGACATGGCTTATTACGATTTCACGAAACTTAGCAATTGATTATATACGTAAGAGGAAAACAACGTCTTATGAATATGATGAAGAAAGGGATAATATAAAGACGGATAATGTACCTGAATCAGAACTCATAACTAAAGAAGAAGCTGAACAGATTAAAGGATTTATAGATGAGTTAGACGCAAAGCAACAAGCTATTGTGTATTTATTTTATTTTAAAGGTTTCAATCATAAAGAAATATCGAAAACGCTTGAAATACCTTTAGGAACTGTAAAGAGTAGGCTAAGATTATCTATTCAACATTTAAAGCACAAATTAAAAATAAACAAGAAGGGAGAGAGGAAATAATATGGAATGTGAAAAATTATATGATTATTTCAATGATCAATTAAGTAAAGATGAAAAACAAAAATTTGAAGAACATTTAAAAACTTGTAAAAATTGTCAAGAAGAACTAGATGAACTGAATATATTAAATGAATCTCTTCCTTATCATGTTGAAAATATTGTTCCTCCTAAAGATATGAAAAGTAGAATAATGAATAATATTTTAAATGATGAAAATAATGAAGATACTTCAGCTCAAGAATATAATGAAAACAATCAGCAAAGACCTTTAAATACAAAGCGAAATATCATTAAAAACGTATCTCTCATTAGTATGGCCGCATTATTATTAATATCTATAGTAGGCAATTTATATCAGTTTAATGTAAAAGATCATGGAAGTAAGAATAAAGACCATCATTTAATCAATAAAAGCAGTGCACAAATAATAAAATTAAAATCTACTGAAAAAGATCAAGTTCAAGGCGAAGCGTTTATAGCTAAAAATAAAAAAGAAAGACAATTAGTAGTACAAGCACAAAATTTACAAGAAACGAAAGGCAATGAAGCATATCAAGTTTGGATTCTTAAAGGAGAAAAGCCATATCGAGCAGGTACTTTTGTTTCCAGTAAAAATTCTGGAATAGTTATCTTTGATTTAAGTGATGTCGAATTAGATAAGCAAGATAAAATAGCAATTACTTTAGAACCATCACCAAATAATCAGGCTCCTGAAGGTGATATTATTATGGCTGGTGAAAAAGGTTAGATATTTTTAGAGATTACATTAATTAATGTGATCTCTTTTTTTATTTATTGCGTATACCATATGAACAAAAAAACAAAGGAGTGATTGGATGAATATTTCACAGAAAGTATTAGCCATGTCATTATCGGTTTCATTGTTAGGAGCTGGAACAAGTGTATCGCAAATTGCACAAGCACATGATGCGTCACATGAATCAGTTACAAAAACAGATAGTAAAGCAGTTGAATTAAGAAGTGACTTAGATATGTTGCTAAGTGAACACGCGTATTTAGCCACAGATACTATGAGAAAAGGTGCAGAAGGGTCTAAAGATTTTGATGCATCGGTTAAATCACTTAATATGAATACAAAAGATTTATCTAAAGCTATCGGTGATGTATATGGCCAAGAAGCAGGTAAAGAGTTTGAGAAAATGTGGGCAGAACATATTGGATACTTTGTAGATTATGTGAATGCTACAAATGATCATGATGAAAATGCACGACAAGAAGCATTAAAGAACTTAGATAATTATAGAGAGCACTTCTCTCAATTTTTAGCATCAGCAACAGATGAAAAATTAGAAGCGAAAGGTTTATCAGAAGGTTTACAAATGCACGTGAATCAATTAGTAAGCGCATTTGATGCCTCAGTAAATGGGGACTATGACAAAGCTTACAAATATGAAAGAGAATCCATTCATCACATGTATATGGTTAGTAAAGGATTATCAAATGCTATAACACAACAATTTCCTGAAGATTATCACCATACAAGTGCAACAACAAAAGCAGCCGACTTAAGATCAGATTTAAATTATTTAATGAGTGAACATGCCATCTTAGCAGCTGATGCAATGCAAAATGGATATGATGGATCTCAAAATTATAAAGCATCAGTAAAAGCGTTAGAAATGAATACAAAAGATTTATCAAAAGCAATAGAAGGTGCGTATGGTAAAGAAGCCGGTATGGAATTCGATAAAATGTGGACAGAGCATATTGGGTATTTTGTTGATTACGTAGAAGCTTCAAAAAATAAAGACGAAGACGCTAAAAAAGAAGCAAAAAGCAACTTAGATAATTATAGTAAAGAGTTTGGCGCATTTCTATCTAAAGCTACAGATAATCAATTAAAGAGTGATGAGTTAGCTGAAGGATTAGGTATGCATGTGAATCAGTTGTTAGCTTCATTTGATGCTTACACTAAAGGAGATTATAAAACATCAACAATGAAAGTAAGAGAAGCATATGCGCATATGTTTATGCCAGCTAAAGGTTTAAGTCAAGCAATCGTTATGCAAAATAAATCTAAATTTGAAATGAATATGCCAAAAGAAATGCCAGACACAGGCGCACAAAAATAGGCTCTTTATATAGAATAAAGAAAACTATATTCAAATTTGAATTTAGTTTTCTTTTAAATTTTAAGGGTATTATATTTATTAAAAGGGAGAAATTATGAAAATATTCGATATAATATCACAAATTGAACAAGAAATATTAGTTAGTAGTAATAATTATAAAATCAATATAGATAAAGAGTGTACTGATATTACAACCATGTACCAAAATATTAAAACTTCTTCTGTTTTTATATTAAAGGCGTCTAATCGCTCTAAAATTTATGCAGAAAAAGCTGTAAGTAAAAATCCAATATTAATATTGACGAATATGGAAGCAAATAGTTTGGATGATATGAAGTGTGATATTCCAGTTATATATTTATCTAACTATGCATCAGCGATAAATAAATTAGTACATTTATTTTATGATAAATATATCGAAAGCTTAAAATTTATTGCAGTAACAGGTACTAATGGTAAAACAACTACAAGTCATATGGTAGGAAAAATATTATCAAAACTAGATAAACGAGTAGCTATTGTTGGTACATTAGGCGTTTATGATTCTAAATTTAACAAAATGAATTTTAACCATTCTACACCAACTACACCAATGCATATTGAATTTGCTGAAATTATAAAGTACTTTGCAGAAAAAAATTATGACTACATTGTATATGAAGCTACATCTATTGCGTTAGACCAAAAAAGGGTTAATTTTATATATAACGAACTAGCAATATTTACTAATTTTAGCTCTGAACATCTTGAGTATCATCATACACTTGAAAATTATTTAGAAGCTAAATTAAAACTGAATGCGCTAAGTAAAAAAAGTATTGTCAATTATGATAGTGAAGAATACAGAAAAATAGGTTATGATAGGTATCATTTTTCTAATAACCAAAAAAATGATATGTATTATAAATATTCTATAGAGGAGAATAAGTTATCTATTTGGATAGATGGAAATGTTTATCAAATCAATATAGCATTGAATGGAATTCATAATTATATAAATCTTGCTATTAGTATATTTGCAATACATAAATTGAATTTTGATATAAAAAATATTTTAGAGGTTGTTAAGTATATCAAACCACCTGATAATAGATTTGAAATATTTAAAATAAGAGAATTTGAATTTATATTAGATTTTGCACATACACCATTAGCAATTAATGAATCAATTAGCGATGCTATAAAATATTCTTCAAAAAAGAGAAAAAAGCTTACAGTAATGATTACAGGTATAGGCTTACGCGGTTTAGATAAAATAAGAGATACAATGAATTTAATTCCTAATAATATTGATCAAATTATTTTAGCTTCTGAGCAAGTAGGTTTTGAAAATGAAAACCATATTATTGCAACGATGATTAAATATTTACCGGAATATTATGATTTAAATAATATTATGATTGCGAGTTCAAGAAAGGAAGCAATCAAAAAAATTGTTGAGAAAACTAAAAGTGATGAAAGTATTATTTTATTAACCGGTATCAATGAACCACAGCATTATAGGGGTGGTTTAATCAATCATGACGATAAATCGTATATTAAGATGTGTATAAATAATAAATTGGTGTAAATAGTAGTTTTTAATTTAAAGATTCTTGTTGGTATGAGTTGTTTAAATATAACTAATATAAAAAGATAGTGAAATGGATTTTACTCGCTTTTATATAGAGTTAGCTGTTAGATATATTGATTTTAAATTTATGGTTTGGTACTATATAATTCTAAATAGTAAATATTTCATTTGTTTTTAAAGGTAATAAATCGAATGAAATATTTGTGCGGGTGTAGTTAAATGGTATAACCTCAGCCTTCCAAGCTGATGTTGCCAGTTCGATTCTGGTCACCCGCTTTGAATTTATAAAAACTATGAAATGTGACTCATATTTAATAATTAATTTCATAGCGATACAATTTTTCGAGAGTCTGGGACATAATATGATTTCCCAGACTCATTTTTTATATTGTTAGTAGATAACTGAACCCCAAATACTTGTATCAAGCTTTTTAAAATCTAGTAAAAAGATTATATACAGGTATTTAAATATTTTTACAGGTTATCTTTTAGGAGGCAGGCGATAAGGATCGATCTGATAAAGTTATTAGTCACATAAATGAAAAATATTAATAAACGGATAAAAACCGCGCTTAAAACTGCTCATAAGAAAGTGATTTTAGCGCTATTTTTAGCGAAATTATAAAGTGACTATGTAAAAATAATGGTTCTGTTGCAAAGTGAAAAAATATAGCTAACCACTAATATATCATGTAAGTGTTCGCTTAACTTGCTAGCATGATGCTAATTTCATGGCATGGGGAAAATCCGTAGATCTGAAGAGACCTGCGGTTCTTTTTATATAGAGCGTAAATACATTCAATACCTTTTAAAGTATTCTTTGCCGTATTGATACTTTGATATCTTGTCTTTCTTACTTTAATATGACGGTGATCTTGCTCAATGAGGTTATTCAGATATTTCGATGTACAATGACAGTCAGGTTTAAGTTTAAAAGCTTTAATTACTTTAGCCATTGCTACCTTCGTTGAAGGTGCCTGATCTGTAACTACCTTTTGAGGTTTACCAAATTGTTTAATGAGACGTTTGATAAACGCATATGCTGAATGATTATCTCGTTGCTTACGCAACCAAATATCTAATGTATGTCCCTCTGAATCAATGGCACGATATAAATAGCTCCATTTTCCTTTTATTTTGATGTACATCTCATCAATACGCCATTTGTAATAAGCTTTTTTATGCTTTTTCTTCCAAATTTGATATAAAATTGGGGCATATTCTTGAACCCAACGGTAGACCGTTGAATGATGAACGTTTACACCGCGTTCCCTTAATATTTCAGATATATCACGATAACTCAATGCATATCTTAGATAGTAGCCAACGGCTACAATGATAACATCCTTGTTAAATTGTTTATATCTGAAATAGTTCATACAGAAGACTCCTTTTTGTTAAAATTATACTATAAATTCAACTTTGCAACAGAACCGGTATTAAAGTTGCTATTTATGACGATTGTGAAGGCGAGAAAAGAGCTAAAAAAGAATTAGACGAAAAAGGGTTATCAAAATTAGTCGGTATTGTTGTTTTGGTTACAATTGCTAGTTGTGGTGCAGATAATATCGGGCTTTTTGTTCCTTACTTTGTGACTTTAGATATTGTTGAGTTATTGGTTACTCTTCTTGTATTTTTAATATTGATTTTTGTTTTGGTATATACAGCACAAAAATTAGCTAATATTTCAGGTGTTGGCGAAATTGTAGAGAAGTTTAGTCATTGGATAATGGCTGTTATTTATATTGGTTTAGGGTTATTTATTATTATTGAAAACAATACAATCCAAACAATAATTGGTTTTATATTTTAGATTAAGGTGTGGTTTATATGGGAAAGGCAACTGTTTGTGATGTGATCTGTGTTCATGAGGATAAAGTAAATGATGCTTTGAATTTTTTAGAAGATGATAAAATCACAAAAATTACTTGGTATTTTTCAAAAAATATGTGATGAAAAGAAATTAAAAATCGTATTATCTTTGATTAAGGAAAATGAGTTGTGTGTGCCTTTATATCTTCGTTATCAAAATTTTTTACTATATCAACTGCATTATTTATATAATCATTTAGTATTTCTTCTATAGCAATAGATGTATCTGTTTCTATATGTAACTTACATTCCAAAGAATAAATGTTACGCATATTAGTCCAGCCGCTATAAGTGATATGTTTTAAATCCAGTTCGGATACTAATTCACTAGGTATTTCATCTTTAAAATAACCACTACTATCTGTTGTCAAAGTTCGTTGTAAAAAATTTTGTTGCTCATTGTTTACGTTGTAGTATAGATAAATTTTTTTGTTTGGCTCAAATTTCCCTTGTAACATATTGAAGTCAACACATTCTATTTTAGGATGTTTAAATTCATTGTTAATTTTTTGTATAAAGACAGAGAAACTATTGTACCAAAATTCGAATTGCCATAATTCTTTTTCCATGTTTTAGGCACTCCCATATATTGATTTTATGTATTGTTTACTAATTATAGCTTATATTTTCTAACAAATATAAGCTATAATTAGTAAATAAAATGGGGTGATGACATAGATGTTAAACAATAAAATAAAAAGTTTGATAGACAGTAAGAGGGAAGGAGAATACTGGGACTTTAAAGCCAAATATCATGAAAATAAAGTTGAATTACTACATGATATCATCTGTTTATCGAACAATTTGTTAAATAATGAAGCTTATTTAATTCTAGGAGTATCAGATAAAGGAGATTTACTTGGAGTCAATAATGATCCAAACCGAAAAACTCAAGAAGAATTAATATCCTTTATTTCTGGTAAAAAGTTTGCTAGGGGTAGATATCCACACATATCAATAGTTACATTTATATATGAACAAAAAGAAATAGACGTTATTGTAATAAATCCAAAACAATATGCACCATACTATTTAGAAAAATCACTAACTGCTAAAAAAGGTAATAAAAATAAAACTGTCTATGCAGGTAGTATTTATACAAGAGTAGAAGATAAAAACACCCCTATTGATGCTACAGCTAGTCCATTAGATACTGAAATATTATGGAAAATACATTTTGGTTTATATCCATCTCCTTTAAAAAGGCTAGAAAAATATTTACTAAATTATGAAAAATGGATGAAGAACTCAACTGGGTATTTTTATAGTGAAGCACCACAGTATATAGTATATGAAAATGAAGAAGTGGCTGAAAAAGAAGATTATTTTAATTTAATAAGTCCATTCTATGCGTATAACCAAACAAATAGTAACACTTTATATTCATATTATGAATTCAAATATCATAGTACAGTTTTATATAGTAGGCAGTGTATCTCTTTGGATTCAGGTATCTACACAACACCAGTACCTGAGCCAGGTGCGATAAATTTTAATATGCATAGAGATGATACTATTTATTATCGTTATTTCATTGAAGAGACGATGCTTTATAATATTCATCTTTTTATGTATAAAGGTGATTCGATGGAAGAGAAATTTGCAATGGATAAATTTGTAGAATGTGTTTTGGTTTATAAAAGTGATGTAGAAAAGGAACTTTTTGAAAATTATATATTAGATAATTGGGATAAAGTTAATCAGTCAATTAATGAAAATAATAAACGTGTATTTGGAACTGAACATTTGTCACAACGTGCAAAAGAAGATATCACTAAAAAAATAAAAACAGTTAAAGTTTTAAAAGATGAACTTGAAAAGTTTAGACAAATTAATAGTTAATAAGGAGTAGAAAATGTAAAAATTTATATACACTGTCATTATATTTTTAATCTTATTAATAATTTTCATGCTTATTAAGACAGAAACAGCAAAGTATGTATCAGGATTTTCTTTGATGATTTCCATACTTACATTTTTGACGAATATGTATTATAACGGTAAAGCTGAAGAGCATAAAAGAATTTCAAACACCCCATTATTTTTGTTTGATAGCGCTAAATATTTATATGAATTAAATGAGGACTTTGTAAAGAATAGCATACAGATAGATATCTTTAACTTTAGTAATGAATCATCTTTAGTAACAAATGATAAAGCTAAAGCACATTATATAGGAAAAAATAAAAATTTTATATATTTAAAAAATGTTTGTGAGATAGCTAAGAATGTAATTGTTGAATACTGTCAAAATGTTATTTGAAATGTTTATAGAGAAAAAATACTGGAAATATCATGATCACTGGTTAGGATATTGTACAAATGAATTGATACAAATTGACCCACAAGAGAAATATTATAAATTTGGCATTCAGACCGTATCCAGTTATTTAGATTATATGCAACAAAGGGAAACGTCATTCCCAACATTTTTAGAAATGTTAATGGCGACTTATTACTTAGTAGAAAAAGCAAAAAAGACAGGCTATGCTGAACTTATTGAAACTTATGTAGATGAAGAAAAATTCATTCCAGCTTTGCCTATCCACCTATCGCCTTTACCTACACACTTCATCTTTAAAATCTAAAATTTCCTTATGCTTATTTATTAACTATTCCTCCATACTCTTCTCATCGTTCTTTTAATTCACACACTCCCTTTTCCCTCGTCACTCAGTCATGGCAGTTTGTAATTTTTGTTCAATTAAGTTGATATGTTTACAGACCAAATTCCGTTGTTCATTCAAGAATTCTAGGTGTGCGCGTAACACACTTGGGACATCTATTTGGTTTTGATAAAGCATGTTTGTGTTTTTTCGGATTTCTTTTAATGGCATATTCAAATTGCTTAGGCACTGGATAAATTTAATCATTTCGATATCATCGTCTGTGTATAAACGCTTGTTATTTTTATCTCTATCGATGTGTTTCAAGATATTCTTTTTCTCGTAATAACGCAGTTTGCTTTTAGGTATATTGCAATAATCTGAGACATATTCAATGTAATATTGTTTCATGTAAGCATATCCTTTCTCTTAAACCAAGGTTTAACTGATATTGTATTCTATATAAACATGAATGAGGAGGAAATACAATGAAAAAAGCTTTAATTGTTGTAACAAACATTGCGAAATACGATAATTTAGACAGACCTACGGGTGCGTGGTTCTCAGAGGTTACGCACTTTGCGAAAGATTTCTATGACGCAGGTTATGATGTTGATTTCGTAAGTCCGAACGGTGGATATGTGCCTCTTGATCCTATCAGTCTTAGCCCTGAAATGATGGGAGCTGAGGACTGGGAATACTACACGGATCATAATTATATGAACAAATTTGGACAAACATTATCTCCAAAAGAAGTTAATCCTAGCGACTATCAAGCCATTTACTTTGCAGGTGGACATGGTGCGATTTGGGATTTTAGAAATAACAAAGAACTTAACGACATTGCGCTAAGTATTTACAATAACCAAGGCGTTCTCTCTTCTGTATGTCATGGTGCGGCTGGTCTACTCGACATTAAAGAAAATGGCGATTATCTCGTTCGTCATAAAGACGTGACTGGCTTTACAAATAGTGAAGAACAAGCAAATGGTACAACTGAATACATGCCATATTTATTAGAAGACGAATTTATTAGTAACGGTGCACATTTTAAAAAAGAGGATGACTGGAGCAATTTCGCAGTCGTAGATGGTCGTATTGTGACTGGTCAAAATCCTCAATCAGGACATGCTGTTGCTGAACATGCTTTAAAAATCTTAGCTAATCAATAATTTCATAAAGGAGCGATACACATGAAATCATTAATTATTGGCGCTAATGGTGGCGTCGGTCAACATCTAGTACGTAAACTGAAAGCACGAGATGTTGATTTTATTGCTGGTGTTAGAAAAGAAGAACAAGTTGAATCTTTAAAAGCAGATGGTATCGATGCAACTTACATTGATGTCGCAAAACAATCTATTGATGAATTAATAGAATTATTTAAATCGTATGATCAAATCCTTTTTTCCGTCGGTTCTGGCGGGAGCACAGGTGACGATCAAACAATCATTGTAGATTTAGACGGTGCAGTGAAAGCAATTAAAGCAAGCGAACATGTCGGTCATCAACACTTTATTATGGTATCAACGTACGACTCACGTCGAGAAGCGTTTGATGCGTCAGGCGACTTGAAACCATATACCATTGCAAAACATTATGCGGATGACTACTTAAGACATGCAAATTTAAAATATACCATCGTACATCCAGGCGCTTTAACAAACGAACATGAAACGCAACAATTCAATATGAGTGCGCAATTTGAAAATGTACAAAATCCGTCTATTACAAGAGAAGATGTAGCAGAAGTGCTTGTTTCTGTGTTAACTGATGAGGCATTACAAGGTCACGAATTCCAAATCATCAATGGTGATTTGTCATTATCAGACGCTACGACTAAATATCTGAAGGAATAATCAACAAGTTGTACTTGCAAAACGACCAAAAGATATCCCTCTAGACCGATGTATTTAGATTTGAAACAATAGAAGCACGAGAACATCAAGTAGGTGAAGTTCAAGTAGAATCCATTTATCTGTAGATCCTTACTTGAGAGGTAGAATGATACAAAAAGTTATATTCAACCTTTTTAAGTGGATGAGCCATTACAATTTGTCGTTTTCGCACTCGCGAAACTATTATAAGACTTATCATAGCAACGTCTGGAACATTACATTTTGTTCCAGGCGATTATTTTTATATTTACACTTAAAATCAATGTATATCAAAATGATTTCCAACATGGGGCATGGCAATGCATATGCACTATTTGTTTAATTATGATTATATCAAACATTTACTTTGTAATTTGACTATAGTGATAAGTCTCTAAACTAAGAAAATCAAAAGTTAAATTGCGTGTATGAATGTAAAAAGAAGTAAAAAATTTATATTTTCATATAATTATTATGTGGCATTGTAACATTAATGTAATAATGTGGCCTGT
The Mammaliicoccus sp. Dog046 genome window above contains:
- a CDS encoding anti-sigma factor, whose protein sequence is MECEKLYDYFNDQLSKDEKQKFEEHLKTCKNCQEELDELNILNESLPYHVENIVPPKDMKSRIMNNILNDENNEDTSAQEYNENNQQRPLNTKRNIIKNVSLISMAALLLISIVGNLYQFNVKDHGSKNKDHHLINKSSAQIIKLKSTEKDQVQGEAFIAKNKKERQLVVQAQNLQETKGNEAYQVWILKGEKPYRAGTFVSSKNSGIVIFDLSDVELDKQDKIAITLEPSPNNQAPEGDIIMAGEKG
- a CDS encoding class F sortase, translating into MRKMITVLMTVLILSGCHNQMIHVDKKTSEEKNVQIVESKAFETYQKGIVPLKINIKRINVNHQLDHTGTNQKNEMAVPKDIHTPSWFKDGFKVGELGNAVIAGHVDDGVNPGVFTNLHKLQKGDKVEVSDSNNKKLVFKVYDKKLYKLREAPVDKIFGYSSNRHLNLITCEGDYNASLGSTPNRLVVYTKLMNG
- a CDS encoding Mur ligase family protein, yielding MKIFDIISQIEQEILVSSNNYKINIDKECTDITTMYQNIKTSSVFILKASNRSKIYAEKAVSKNPILILTNMEANSLDDMKCDIPVIYLSNYASAINKLVHLFYDKYIESLKFIAVTGTNGKTTTSHMVGKILSKLDKRVAIVGTLGVYDSKFNKMNFNHSTPTTPMHIEFAEIIKYFAEKNYDYIVYEATSIALDQKRVNFIYNELAIFTNFSSEHLEYHHTLENYLEAKLKLNALSKKSIVNYDSEEYRKIGYDRYHFSNNQKNDMYYKYSIEENKLSIWIDGNVYQINIALNGIHNYINLAISIFAIHKLNFDIKNILEVVKYIKPPDNRFEIFKIREFEFILDFAHTPLAINESISDAIKYSSKKRKKLTVMITGIGLRGLDKIRDTMNLIPNNIDQIILASEQVGFENENHIIATMIKYLPEYYDLNNIMIASSRKEAIKKIVEKTKSDESIILLTGINEPQHYRGGLINHDDKSYIKMCINNKLV
- a CDS encoding copper amine oxidase; this encodes MNISQKVLAMSLSVSLLGAGTSVSQIAQAHDASHESVTKTDSKAVELRSDLDMLLSEHAYLATDTMRKGAEGSKDFDASVKSLNMNTKDLSKAIGDVYGQEAGKEFEKMWAEHIGYFVDYVNATNDHDENARQEALKNLDNYREHFSQFLASATDEKLEAKGLSEGLQMHVNQLVSAFDASVNGDYDKAYKYERESIHHMYMVSKGLSNAITQQFPEDYHHTSATTKAADLRSDLNYLMSEHAILAADAMQNGYDGSQNYKASVKALEMNTKDLSKAIEGAYGKEAGMEFDKMWTEHIGYFVDYVEASKNKDEDAKKEAKSNLDNYSKEFGAFLSKATDNQLKSDELAEGLGMHVNQLLASFDAYTKGDYKTSTMKVREAYAHMFMPAKGLSQAIVMQNKSKFEMNMPKEMPDTGAQK
- a CDS encoding IS3 family transposase (programmed frameshift), producing the protein MEKKRRTFSPEFKLQMVQLFKNGKSRKDIIQEYTLTPSALDKWIKDYDKTGSFKHQDNLSEDEKELKRLRKENKQLRMETDILKQAALIMGRKLKVIRQNSHQYSVSAMCKALKICRSTYYYEVNVVRKAEKEAQEHILTESIISIFNKSRKCYGSRKIREVLKTKGLVVSRRKIIKIMKVNGLISLYNKARYKHKKQNYNEQLIDNRLNRKFNRKHVMEVIVSDLTYVKVANKWHYICLFVDLFNREIIGVSTGRHKNADLVLRALSSIKGNLHRVYMFHTDRGTEFDNACIEDALTTFGIQRSLSIKGCPYDNAIAESTFKAVKTEFIYPNRFRTLDELNLQLSDYINWFNHHRIHGSLNYQTPVSYKLSTT
- a CDS encoding RNA polymerase sigma factor, with amino-acid sequence MRESDIELYDKIVSKDTDSLETLYDRYESLLYSFIYKITQDKQSSEEVLQDVFMKIWNQKAKFDSSKGKMSTWLITISRNLAIDYIRKRKTTSYEYDEERDNIKTDNVPESELITKEEAEQIKGFIDELDAKQQAIVYLFYFKGFNHKEISKTLEIPLGTVKSRLRLSIQHLKHKLKINKKGERK